The following nucleotide sequence is from Oncorhynchus clarkii lewisi isolate Uvic-CL-2024 chromosome 6, UVic_Ocla_1.0, whole genome shotgun sequence.
GTGGAAGAATCAGATTCTGAATTTCCCTCTTGGGTTTGGACCAGAATCAACCAATAGGAAGCTTTACGCAAATAACTTTAGTTCATTTTAAGTCACAGGTCCCAAGTTTCCGACATGACATGAACACAGCATAATACCTAGGAACGCTAGTCCCAGATGTGCATATCGCCTTTAGCCATTTAGGCTGCAGCTGTCTGTTGTTTACCGCTGGCTGAAAATGGGGTGTAAGTAGAATCAACCAATAGGAagcttatttatatatattttttttttaaatatattttttaatatatttttttattttattattattagatattttttaaatcaaaccTTCTCACCATTAAATCAAGTTAAGGAGGAAATTGACACCCTTGCAGCGTGAATGGAGAATGTTTTATGTACAAACCTGTCCATGGGGGACACGAGTGTATAGCTGGCTGCATCGTCATCTGCTGGCCTTGAGGTTAATTGTTCTCATTGTAATttcgtttacatttttttttaatgtaatcaaCCATATCAAAATGAGAAAATGACTGTTAATTGTAATTCTAAATCTTGTCTAATCAACAAATACATTTCTATGCATTCATTCTTTGTCTCAAGTGTTATCTTTTTGTATAGCATGTCAAAGGTTTGTCTCTGTTAAGTTTAGGTTCTTGTTTTACCTTAGTGGTTTTATGTCGGGCAGAATTCGTGGAGTACCAACATCCGGTTGAAACAATTTGATTTTGTAGTTCAGAAGAAAACAATTCTGCCACACATCGGCATGGACGGCAGCAGTAGCAAGCTAGTTATGCACAACATTACTCTTACTACTATTTTCTGCATCGTATGTTTTAAATGGATCACTTCGAGGAAAATTTAGTCGCTGCATTAAGAGAAATTGTCAAAGACGGAAACTGGCAATGTGTAGGAAAGAAGTGTGATTTTGACTCACCATGCACAAAGTAAGCAGTCCAATTAGCTAGAATAGCAGCAGCTAGCATATACACATTAGCTGCCCTTGCCTATTCTAAAAAGATGGCCTAACTGCATGACTTTTCTACGTTTCCCCAAGGCTGTACTCTGAGGATGGTGAACACATTGTCCTGGTTCACACAGAAGATGACAGATTCTGGGCTATGGATTCATCCTGTCCCCATGAAGGTATAAGTTAGCCTAATTGATGGCATCAGCACACAGCACtattaatcactcagcactatgCTATGGTAGCTTGCTGTTCTGATGATTAATTCATAAACAACTACGTGCCAAAGTGGCTATAGGATAAAGCAGAAGGATGAGAGTATGCCAAAAGAACAAAATGATCATGGTCACCATACGATGATGTCTTTCATCATTACAACCACTGTCTTGGCGCAGGAGGCCCTCTTGACCTCGGTGACATTGAGGACCTGGGAGATGGGAAGAGGGTTCTGGTCTGTCCCTGGCATCACTTTGACTTCTGCCTGGAGACAGGTGCCTCTTCCATGGGactacaggtagagagagatggtctCCAACAGAGCCTATTTATTCGTAGTATTCTAAATATAGGTTTCCTGAAACAGGGTGATAAAGGGAAGGTTGATATGTATTACCACCATCGGCTTCATACAGAAGTCAATGTGGCATTAATGTGTGTGCTTGGGGACAAGAGACAGGCATTTGGAGTTGCTTAGAGAAAGTACTGACACCCCTGAGACAATCGAGGCGTCTTgaatttttctttcactttgagaATGTGTAGATCACAAGCGGATGAAACAATCTAATTGAATCCCTTTTTATATTTACATAAGGCATGTGACATGTGACAGCTTTGCAAGAGGTGTGAAGACATTCACTAggcaatgtactgtatgtgttattagAATCTGGTCATTGAATAACAACAGCTTATTAATCAATAATACCGTGAGACTAAAATGAAAGTTTGTTTTTCTGTCTACAGAACCAGGTGTATGAGGTCAGAGTTGTCCAAGACAGGATTTATATCAACACACAGAATGAGCTGTGTCTAAGTCCCATCCCAGAGACAGACACATCTAATGGTAAGGCGATAGTATACCTAATGAACAATGTACACCAATcaagtttttttttacaattacatAAAGGAAAGTAGTGTAGCCTGGGTGACAGTCTGTTTCTGCACTCTTGCCATCTCCTTATGGAATTGTCATGCCAAACTTGTTGGCTTGATGATGAGCAGGCAAGAACACACCGATCTGAGAGCAGGCTAGTAGCTAAGATATTTTGTTCTGGCAAAGCTTTGAATGATGTTAAGTACATTAATAAGAGATCTCTTTTTGTCTCAGGCAAGTTGTCAGTAGATGATGTCGAGCCATCACCCTCTGAGGACACACTGTGCTTCTGGGCTACAAAGATCCTCTGCACACCAGACCCCAAAGAGAAGGCAAGCCCCATTCACACTAACCACCACATGAAGTGTTAAACTCGGAGAGAATGGAGTGTTggtttgtgttcattaggcaccaaatgaaGGAAAGAAAATGTCTGAAACAGGCAGAGACTCCCTGGACTTTCCATGGCAAAACATACAAAATTAGTTTTTGGTGgcatacacagatttgcagatgttatttcgctgcacctgcgatgcTTGTATTTGACTATAGTGTAACGTTGATGATTTGTTCAACACTGCATATCTCACTGGCTCACTGACTGATCCAATCCCTGTAGGTAGCCATGACACTGGAGGTCCAGGAGAGGTGGAACCGTGGGGAGATAACAGAGGTGGGTCAGGCTACACCACCTGTCCAGCCAAGCAGGAAGGAGAACCTGACCGTACTGCAGCCGGGCAAAATCAAGCGTGGCAAAGGTGGCACACAGGTCAGTGTTAAGAACACCCTCTAATCACTCAGACCAGACAGGTTGGCAGTATGAACTAACAAGTTCAGAATCTCTGAAATCCCAAAAAACTGAGCCTAAAATCCCATTGAACTATAGAGGGATTATTCTCATTAGCACTGTATGTAAATTGTAGTCCTGCATCCTAAATAACAGGCTCTCTTCTCACTATCTAGAACTGTCTGGTCAGCTTGCTGAAGAACAGAATGGCTTTAGGAAAGCCAGAACATGTATAGACCAcatctatactgtctctacaGTGGTCCAGGCTAGAATTCAAGAGAGAGAACCATCTTTTGCCTGTTTTATTGGTTTTATGAAGGCTTTTGATTAGGTAAATAGAGACCTAATTGCTTTTAGACTGgagtaaatccatttgaattcgaTCACTTTTTGACAACACCCTTTATTCAGGAGCACGTTGTGTCTCAACCACGGACATAACACAAAAACCTCAGATGATGGAAAGTAGGGTATAAGCTACAACATATGCGAATatgaaaaaaaatctgagtttacgcCTTTTTACAGAATTGACATTAAAGGtaattgtttttatatatattttttacatttagttTGACAACCCTATTTGTTGTAAGCTTTTGAATTATATCAAACTCAACCGttgatcttttccagtgatgatgacatggatgtctcatggtatggtggggtaatgctaaatgggtcaactttgagcacatcttatctcctgaatgttttgcattcaggtccaaaatgtcactttctgaccacttcttccaTGAGGAAACATGTCTGGAAAGTTCTGTTTAAATCAAAAGGGAAGCTGTCAAAAAGTCATTGAATTCATATGGATTTAACCACTCATtaaaatgggaattgatggaagaTTCTCTGATGTTATC
It contains:
- the LOC139411657 gene encoding uncharacterized protein HI_0077 isoform X2: MFYVQTCPWGTRVYSWLHRHLLALRLYSEDGEHIVLVHTEDDRFWAMDSSCPHEGGPLDLGDIEDLGDGKRVLVCPWHHFDFCLETGASSMGLQNQVYEVRVVQDRIYINTQNELCLSPIPETDTSNGKLSVDDVEPSPSEDTLCFWATKILCTPDPKEKVAMTLEVQERWNRGEITEVGQATPPVQPSRKENLTVLQPGKIKRGKGGTQASRIALLHSLANIEQWAIDLSWDVIARFSSVRLDTGEPLPRQFFSDFVKVAGDEAKHYHLLETRITELDSFFGALPVHNGLWQSATDTSHDLLARLAIVHMVHEARGLDVHPQTLSRFAAQGDCSSVEVLEVIYRDEITHVAAGLRWFTYICSQEERDCLSTFHDLVKQHFKGYLKPPFNTEGRKTAGMTEEWYVPLVKPPS
- the LOC139411657 gene encoding uncharacterized protein isoform X1, whose amino-acid sequence is MDHFEENLVAALREIVKDGNWQCVGKKCDFDSPCTKLYSEDGEHIVLVHTEDDRFWAMDSSCPHEGGPLDLGDIEDLGDGKRVLVCPWHHFDFCLETGASSMGLQNQVYEVRVVQDRIYINTQNELCLSPIPETDTSNGKLSVDDVEPSPSEDTLCFWATKILCTPDPKEKVAMTLEVQERWNRGEITEVGQATPPVQPSRKENLTVLQPGKIKRGKGGTQASRIALLHSLANIEQWAIDLSWDVIARFSSVRLDTGEPLPRQFFSDFVKVAGDEAKHYHLLETRITELDSFFGALPVHNGLWQSATDTSHDLLARLAIVHMVHEARGLDVHPQTLSRFAAQGDCSSVEVLEVIYRDEITHVAAGLRWFTYICSQEERDCLSTFHDLVKQHFKGYLKPPFNTEGRKTAGMTEEWYVPLVKPPS